ATGCCCTGGCACAAGTTCAGTTACTAAGTAGGTGAATACTGAATTTCTGTGTCAACAGACAAGCAATGCTTCTGTCTGAGAATTCCTGGAAGATGGGGGATGGGCATGGCAACCTCACAGCAGTTCATACTAAAGAATGTGAAGGcttaaaaaatgtgtaaagCTTCCCAGACATTGCATGAATGTTTCTGAAATCTCTAGGTTGGCTATACCCCAGACTGGATCTTCTTACTGAGAAGTGTGATGCGAGTCAGTCCAGAGCAAGGCCTGCAGTTCTCTCAGATGCTGGTACAGGATGAGGAGCCACTGGCTAACATTAACCAGGTGATGCCTACAACAAGAGTACTGGTCTCTTTCTAGACAGAGGTAATAGCATAGTACCATTTTGGTGACTGGTAAGGCCAGTTCAGGTCTCTAGTTGACTTGACTAGAATAGTTTAGTCACTTTAACCAAGTTTGGTTACCATTAAGTCTTGAGGCAAGTGTGCTCTCAAGTTCTTGTGGAAGCTTTCTGGCTTATTACTGTAATATTGATAATGAATCTGCCCCAGTCTTAGTCTAAGCAATAGTGTTGCTGTCCTACTATTGGTGTTAATGGAGCATACACTAACTCTTCCCATGCAGAGAATTTACAGGAAGGCAAACAAAGTCAAGTGCTGGCTGCCAGTGGCCATTTCTGGTTAAATGGACAGAGAAATAAGGCAACAATttacattaataaataataGAAGTTACTTAGAAAAAGTCTTGGCTTTTCTTGTAGCAACTACTTCAACAAGAGAGAAGGGATGGGATTTGCATGCTGTGTTAAGATTAGAGTGGGTGGCAAAATCTGGCACAATAGCTTAAAGTAATGTGCTGCTTACAttctagagaaaaagaaaacggCGTGAAACTTGTCTCTATTACCATGGTAGCAATCCTGTGACAACAAAGGGAATACAGCATGCTAGGTGCTGTGATGAGCTGCCTTTCTAGCCAGGCCACTAGTATATACAGGTAaatgtgcatgtatgtatatagaCCCCCTTCTCTAACTTGACTGATCTCAACAGATTGTGGATGTGTTCATGGAGAACAGTCTTATTCAGCAGTGCACGTCCTTTCTGTTGGATGCCCTGAAAAATAACCGCCCTGCAGAAGGCCACCTTCAGACTCGTCTCCTGGAAATGAATTTGATTCATGCCCCACAGGTAAGATCTCTTAACCTAGTTCCTCaaaaaagtgaaggagagaCAGTGGTAGGCTTGCACAAGAATATGATGTCTGATACTGATAGCCATAAGTAGTTAAGCAACATCAGAGACTAATAATGAGTCAGTGCTGTGACTCTTCAATAACCTTCAGGCTGAGCTGTGGTGATTCTCTGACAGTCTGAATATGAAATGTAACCTCCTAGGTTGCAGATGCCATTCTTGGAAACCAAATGTTTACACACTATGATCGTGCTCATATTGCCCAGTTGTGTGAGAAGGCAGGCTTGCTCCAGCGAGCTTTGGAACACTACACGGATCTCTATGATATTAAACGTGCTGTTGTTCATACTCACCTCTTGAATCCTGAGGTAAGTCTGTCTTACAGAGTAAGAAAGTGGGAGCTTAAATACATGAACACTCTTTAGCACTTTTTAGCTGCTAAAAATCCCTGCAGCTGCTATAAGGTGGTTTGTAGGTAGCAAAGTAGCACATGCAGCTGTGATTCAAGAACACTTGTCTAGCTAATGATTAAACTGTAATCTATACTTTTGATGGCTTAAATCTGACCTCAGTTTCCCAGGTGGGCATTTCAAATCTTGCTTCCAAACTGTGTTTTGTAGTTGTAAAGATGGtgaatgtgtttctttttaagtctttgGTCTTAGCACATGGAAGAATTCTCTCTAGTAGCTGGGGTAGAAACTCTGTCTAGCTGCCACATTTTAGAAGTCAAATCCTGTATAAGTTACTGAGTAAAACTTCTCTCTTTGCAGTGGCTTGTGAACTTCTTTGGCTCTCTCTCAGTTGAAGACTCTGTGGAGTGTTTGCGTGCCATGCTGTCAGCCAACATTAGGCAAAACCTACAACTCTGTGTACAAGTTGCTTCTAAATACCATGAGCAGCTTGGTACCCAGTCTCTTGTGGAGCTTTTTGAATCTTTCAAAAGCTATGAAGGTACAGTATTAGAGGGAAGCAGCTTACTTGGAAGCACTACTTGATTGAAGCTAATAGTAAGGATTGTAGCTTTTATGGGAGAGGTACTTGTCACATGGCTGGACCTTAGAATGCATTTATCAAAGTGAGCCCTAGGGGTAGCTTTGTACTAGATGGTTTCTTAACCCTCTTGAGTAAAGatcagaaagaaagatgaaacctgaaagaggggaaaaattccttctgatttttttcctgcagttgaATGAAAGCTACTTTCTCAGCAGGGTTGAACCAAGTCACAAGCTGAAGCCCATGAAAGTCTGCACTTGCTTCACTTACCTTTCTAACTATGTTAAAAACATGTGACTCTTTCTAGGACTGTTCTATTTCTTGGGTTCCATTGTAAACTTCAGCCAGGATCCAGATGTTCATTTCAAGTACATCCAGGCAGCTTGCAAGACTGGTCAGATAAAGGAAGTGGAAAGAATCTGCCGTGAAAGTAACTGCTATAACCCAGAACGGGTGAAAAACTTTCTGAAGGTAAGTATTCTGTCCAATGGATTGACCAGTCCTCTGTATGTTTTGCTTAGCAGCAGAACTACGGCCTTCTAATGGAGGGAAATACTAACTCAAGGTTTAGCTGGCATGGCTGTGAGTAGTCTACTGTGTAGCTGGAATAGGAATCTGATCCTATTCCAGGCATATAATAGGTCCTGTTTAGACTacctctgggaaaaaaaatcccaacttcACCATTCCTTTAAAATTAGCCTGTATGATATAACTTGCACCAGACTCATGAGTATGTTGTCACCTACCAGTAGGTGAATCTAGGCTGGCAGAAGGAAAGACTATGCTGAAGTATTCAGAAGGAGCTTTATCAAGGGTATTGGCAAGACAAAGCTTGTTAAGCTGGAGTCAAGCTATACTACAATACTTCACGTGCGTTGTGTCTGGTAAAATGGGATTTTAATGCCACTTCATTTTGCACTGTTAAGTTCTTGGCCCAGCAACTGTCTTCTGAATTGATATGTGAATTGATAGTCAATTTGAAGCTAGAGATGTTGGCACTTCATGAAGAGCTTAAACTTAAAACTCAACTGATAGACTGGCCACATGGTATTCATAGTGGGTAATTTCCTTTTGAAGTCAATTGTCTGCTTGGCAGTCTTAAATTTGTATGTATTGTGACTTCTAGTGCTAAGGGAACTTGGCCAGACTTTCCTGCTTTGAAAACACTTCAACAAATGGTGgttgcttactttttttttgcacaaaataCAGGAGGCAAAGCTCACTGACCAGCTTCCTCTGATCATTGTCTGTGATCGATTTGACTTTGTTCATGACCTGGTGCTCTACTTATATCGCAATAATCTGCAGAAGTATATAGAGATCTATGTACAGAAGGTAAGGGGAATCCAGTTTTAAGCTCTTGCTCTTTCCTTCCTTAGAAGGAACTTAACCTTTCACTAGACTAATGCAGAATCTGCTATGTCTTTTTATGCCTGTACTTTTAGTGCAGAGGCTCTTCAATAAGCCTTTTGTCTATTATAAACCTATAAGTGTAGTTTTTCCTGgaatgtatataaaaatgtgttagTAACTTAAAATTCATTACTCTAAAGCATAGTTTAAATTGTTAACAAGAACTTCCCCATGTGGAAGACTGGGGTGGGTTATTAGTAATGCTAATAACTAATTTTAATGATGGGGGTTTATTCTAGGTGAATCCTAGCCGTATACCAGCGGTGGTTGGAGGGCTTCTTGATGTGGATTGTTCTGAAGATGTCATTAAGAACTTGATCATGGTGGTTAGAGGCCAGTTCTCAACAGATGAGCTGGTggctgaagtggaaaaaagaaataggtaATGAAAATGCATCTGTAGACACGAGTGTTGGGTTTTCCTGACCATGGTATACACTCAAATTGAATTGGGTGCAGTTTTGTTGAATGATACAATACTAATActgttttatgtttctttataGAAAAGCAGCTTAGATTTGCTAGTCAGTCTCTTGATTACTTGGGCCATATACGAATGCCTGACAGCACTACATGATGAGTAACATGGCTTTTGAACACTTCCTGTACAGCCAACCATAGGATGTGCCTTTGGAGTAAATCTGGATAAAACTGTCTTGACAGTCTTGTTGAAGGCACACAGCAGCTTGTGTAATTAGTTTGTAGGTACCTGTAAAATAAGCAAATGGTTTTAAGTGTGAAGAGCCAGCTAATAGAACAGGAGTTGAAAGACTGCAAAACTAGTGCCATCTGCAACCGTACCTGATGTTAAACTGCAGATCTGGCCTCTACTCATTTAatactcattaaaaataactggCTGGTCTCAGTCTGCTTTTAAGTCTGACCAGCAGATTAGCTTGAAGGGAAGGCAAGGTATTAATGGGTAGCTGTCAAGCATACCTCAATCTGACTTATAAAcctaaaatatttgcttcttcAAAGGCTTAAGCTGCTGTTGCCGTGGCTTGAATCAAGGATTCATGAAGGCTGTGAAGAACCTGCAACTCATAATGCCTTGGCCAAAATCTACATtgacagtaataataatccAGAGCGGTTCCTTCGTGAGAATCCTTACTATGACAGCCGGGTAGTTGGCAAATACTGTGAAAAGAGGGACCCTCATCTGGCCTGCGTTGCTTATGAGAGGGGGCAATGTGATCTGGAACTCATAAAGGTTAGCAAAACTGCATTTATAAACATGTTAAAGAACTACTTGCTGCCTGAAGTGGAAGCCTAGCTGGCTCTTTGTCTTAACACTTGCAGAATCTTGTCTTGCAGTCTCACTCAGGAGTTGAGGTAGGCAGGATTCTTCTATATGGAGACAGTAACCTTCATGCTGATGAGAAGAACTCTTATGCTATATGTCCAAACTAAAATTATATAACTCTGCAACTGTAGGGTACCATTCATGTCCTTTCATCTGCTCATTCTGctcaaaattaaactttttattgGGCCTAGTTAATGAATATGCCTACTATTAAACCTTTGttaatatgatttttttgaGCCTTGAGCACTTGATCAGCAGAAGGGACAGGCTCTCATCTAGCTTGACTCTACAGTaggaagaaaagctttcctGCAACTAGAATGGGGCTTGTAATTTTCCCTTATTGTTGACTCTGAGAGTTGCTCCAATGCGTAActagaaatgaggaaaagaaatgttgacAGTCAAACTGTAAGGACTTACTCCGATAGCATTCCTCTCCTATCTTAAGCTTGTTGATTCCTAGAACCTCCCTTGGAAGTTCAAGGGCAAGTGAAATTCCCAGGGTTCTCCAAACACATCCTAATTTCACACTGAACACCAGAGTTTAATGCCAGATTGTAGTGCTTGTGACtgttgagaaagaaaacattctccTCTACCTGCACTTTTGCACTAGTATATGCAAAGAATGTCAGCTGTGTAGGGCTAAGAACTAGCCTGTTTTACCTGGTTTGAAAAGTAAATGCTGTTCCCTGGTAAGGCCTACCCTGTGAGTGTTAAAATGGTGCTATAATCTAGGCTTCCTGTTGAAAGTGGATGACTTTCCAGACTGAAGCAGCTATTTTTGAAGTAATACCTCCTCtatagctgtaaaaaaaaaaaataaaaatctggatATATTTAGCACTCTTTATTTCAGGGTATGAAGGTGGGTCCGAGCTGTTGACTTTACTAGGATATGCTTTAATGTTCTGGctaaccataaaaaaaaaacctctgccaGTAACAGTTTCTTCCTTGAACTGATGTTCTGAGCAGGTGTTTCTGGTTGTGGAGAAAAGATCTTCCTTGTGTAAGAATTATTCTTGAGACCTTGTTGCCTCCTAGAAGAGGGCTCAACTCCTGCAACTAATAGatgtaaaatataaagcaaatttGTGTGACTACTAATTTGTTTACAGCAAAGTACCTGAGATTCCAAGAGCTAATGTGGATACTAACAAAGCATGACCTGTTGGTAGAAGATGGAGTACACCTTCAGGTTTCTACTCTTGTAGTTTGAAATTGAAGCTAGTGGTACTAATAGGATCATAACTCATAACTCTTCCTTGCTGCACTTTTATTGGAGATTTCACATTTATTCTATACCCTTAACATTTTAACAGGGGAATCCAAGCACTTGCTACTCTGCACACTTCCAGTGTAAAGCTAATGACACCAAATCTGTAACCTATTTCTAGCTTTAAACACCAGCACCGTTCCTCAGTTCACTCCTTAACGCTGCCCAGGCAAGTGGCTCCCTTTCTAGATTTAAAACTTAAGTTCTTCAGGCTTCTGCAGGTCTTCACTTCAAACAGAAGCAAATAGTTACTGTGAAGCCACTGTCACAGTATTTGTGTGTCGGGCAAAACCAAGAGAAGCTATAGAAATTCTGCTGGAGACCTTCTCCATGAGCCTTCCAGATCAGAGGTTGGGTAAGAACTTGTCTGTGGCATTTAGCATTGGTCAGCAATTAGTTCTAGTCAGTCTTCTAGACTGTCTGATTCATAGCTAGCTAAACCTGTCTTGTGTTACTGACCCTTGATATTAATGCTAATACTTGTAACTTCTTCTTCAGGTCTGCAATGAGAACTCACTGTTTAAAAGTGAGGCTCGCTATCTGGTGCGCAGGAAGGACCCTGAGCTCTGGGCAAAtgttctggaagaaaacaaccCATTCAGGCGGCAGCTTATTGACCAGGTACAGCACAAAGGCTAAATTTTCAGTATGAGGAGACCTCAGGATGTCTCAGAAACATTATGGAGCATTAAAGTAGCTGGTTTTACCACAAGGTCCCTTAAGGCCCCATCTCAACCATATAGAAATTTCTAAGAGTTTGAGTGGCAGGTATTAATTCTGACCTTCATGGTGAGAAAATCTAGTTACCAGTAAGACATCATTTCTGTCCTGTGGAGTGACCTACCTTTGGTGAATTTGCTCCCTACACAGACAGAAGGTGTGACTTTTAATAGCTATGTCCTGTATAGAAGTAGCTTGCTCTTGCTGTTTATGACAAAATACTCTCAAAGTTCTGAGGCCTTAATTTGTAGTTCACTGGAATATGTTGGCAATTATCTCATTTGGGGAAAACACTTAATACTCTCCTGCCTTCAAATCCAGGTTGTCCAAACAGCTTTATCAGAGACACAGGATCCAGAGGAAGTTTCTGTAACTGTGAAAGCTTTCATGACAGCTGACCTGCCTAATGAATTGATTGAGTTATTGGAAAAAATTGTCTTGGATAATTCTGTATTCAGTGAACACAGGTAAGAGGAGAGCTTTGTCCACAAGTTTAGCCTATTCAGTGTCTTTGTTTAGGTTGAAGTGACCAAAGTTATTTGTGGGTCTCTTGGTTGCAGGACCCAAGCACTCTTAAATGTGTAGAATGaggtgaaaaagcaaaatttgaagTGCTCTGTGCTTTAAGAACAGAGCTAGTTCACACTATGCAGTTAACAGTGATGTGTTAAGAGAACACTGATATTGataagccttttctttttggaaggCGAATATCAGTGCTTCTCAATCTGGGGTTGAAAGGTTGTTGCTAGTGACAGCAAGTGGGtgtatttttttgcatgtatAATATGTCACTTAAGTAGGTGTTACCATGCACTGCTTACAGCCTATGCCTTCTGTTAACCAAAGGAATCTCCAGAATCTGCTGATCCTGACTGCCATTAAGGCTGACCGCACTCGTGTGATGGAATACATCAATCGGCTGGATAACTATGATGCCCCAGATATTGCAAACATTGCCATCAGTAATGAGCTATATGAAGAAGCATTTGCTATATTCAGAAAATTTGATGTTAATACTTCAGCAATTCAGGTGAGGTGTAGTTCCTGCATGAAGGTGTAGAATGCTAGTAATGAAGAGAATGGGGAGTGTACTGTTACATTGATTCTCAAGGGGTGATTGTCACTTAAATCATTGAGACTTGAGTAGAGTTCCCATATGATACCAAGTTTCAGGGAGAAGTGGGATTATGTGCGAAGAATAGCAAAACAGAGTCAAAATAATGACTTCAGAGACTGGTCTGGTCAGAGTAATCAAAATTTTGCGAAGTTGCACTGTACGCTTGGGGTGTGTGCACTGGATTTGAATCATGTGGCTACTTTGGAGACTCCTACTTGAAAGGTGTAGGAGAACCAAATGCTACTAGGCATTATCTGTAGGCCAGCATTGACTTCTGTAAGGCAGAGGAGAAACATTAGCAACAAGAGTCTTATTCTGACTACCTCTACTGCAATGGACAGAAATGGCTGTTCTAAAAGAAGTTAGCTTCATACTGCTTACACAGAACACTTGAAGAAAGAGTTCTGTTAGAAAGGACAATGTTacaaagctttgatttttaactTGCAACTTCAATTTCAAACAGGTGCTGATTGAGCACATTGGCAACTTAGACCGTGCTTATGAATTTGCAGAGAGATGTAATGAACCAGCAGTATGGAGCCAGCTAGCCAGAGCACAGCTCCAGAAGGACTTGGTGAAAGAAGCCATTGACTCCTACATAAAGGCAGATGATCCTTCTGCCTACATGGAGGTTGTTCAAGCAGCTAATAGAAATGGTAAGGCAAAGTATCCTCAAACTTAAGATTGTTTGGATATGAGCTAGGTTATTGCATCTACATTGAGCAGCAGGGATTCTTATGAATTCTGTTTCAGAGGAAATGGGAGCAGTCAGTGTGTGGAATGGATGAATCAATGTTTAGTGGGATTCCTGTTAACAAGCTTGTCTGTGTCGCTACACCAAAGATAGACCTTCCTGTGGAGATAATTTGGACTGTTACTATTTCAAGTATAGCCAAgtataatgtatttatttagctGTATGTGGCAGAATTGCTTGCCAACTGGATTCTATAATAGTTGCAAGAAGTTCAGCCTTACATGAAGGTGATGTGGTGTTTAGCAGGGACTTTCTTAACTCAAATGCAGATGGCTTAGTATCATGGTGGAAGAGATCCTCAAGACTACGAGCGAAGACTGTTCCTAAGGTGGGCAAGGTGAGCAATACAGAATGACTAAACAAAGGATCTTGTatatcttttctctcttcaagATAACTGGGAGGACCTAGTCAAGTTCTTACAGATGGCCAGGAAGAAGGCTAGAGAGTCTTATGTAGAGACAgaacttatttttgctttggctaAAACTAATCGTCTGTCAGAACTGGAGGAGTTTATTAGTGGCCCTAATAATGCCCATATACAACAGGTATGTCTTGATCCACAGTTCCTGTGTGTGAATGACTTGCTGCTTAGCTGACTTCTGATTTTTTGCTGTTATCCTTGTTTATCTTGGGACTCCTAATCCAGGTTGGTGATCGCTGTTATGAAGAGGGGATGTATGAAGCAGCAAAACTACTCTATAACAACGTATCTAACTTTGCTCGCCTGGCATCTACCTTGGTGCACCTTGGAGAGTATCAGGCGGCAGTGGACAGTGGCCGCAAAGCCAACAGCACAAGGACTTGGAAAGAGGTAACTTAAACACGTGTTTATTAATGGTTTGCAGAATGTGCTGTACTGTTGCTTCTGATCATGTTTTAGCTCTGATAGTAGCTTGCTAACTGTTTCTGGCTACAAAGTATGTCTGTAGATTTATAAGCTGTCCTCTTGTCCAAGATAACAAAGCttaatttcaaaacactgtaaaatgaaTGGCAGAGATGTTAATTCTAGAACTAGCATTATAGAAATATCTATTTGGAACTGTACGTAAGCCTCAAATTTGGTAAAGCTTTGCTAATTAGCTTTCCCTTTAATATAAAGAGATGAAGCATTGCAGTATTCTCTTGTTGACTGACTATTTGCCAACTCTCATTACAGGTATGCTTTGCCTGTGTGGATGGAAAAGAATTCCGCTTGGCACAGATCTGTGGCTTGCACATAGTCATCCATGCTGATGAACTTGAAGAGCTGATCAGTTATTATCAGGTTAGATCACTGTTAATATCCTAGAAGACTTTAGACAGCACACTTGTATGGGCTAGTAAAGTGGTCACAGACAAAACCCGATACTGTGTGGGGCTGATCTTTAAATTTAttcttcctccatctccattTCCCAATAGCtgcatgcattttttctgtAGTAAATGGAAGGATGATAGCTTTCCCTATCCCTTCTTTTACAATTCTGTTACCTCACTGGAATCATGTCTTGCAAATCTAAGTACTCTCATTTGGAGAGAAAATCAAAGCATATTGAATTTAAGTAAATATGCATTTTAGCAAGCTTTAAAGTGCCAGTTGGTCATGAATTTGCAATTAATCcttattttcctaatatccaggATCGTGGCTACTTTGAAGAACTGATTGCCCTTTTGGAAGCTGCTTTGGGCCTAGAGCGTGCTCACATGGGAATGTTTACTGAACTTGCCATCTTATACTCTAAATTCAAGCCTCAGAAAATGAGGGAACACCTGGAGCTCTTCTGGTCTAGAGTTAATATTCCAAAGGTATGCAGTAGGGTAGCTACACTGCAAGTGCAGGTGGGAAGCTGTCAGTGAATCAAactggtattttttgttttatcaggTGCTCAGAGCTGCAGAACAGGCTCATCTCTGGGCAGAACTTGTATTCCTCTATGACAAGTATGAGGAGTATGACAATGCAATAATTACTATGATGAACCATCCCACTGATGCCTGGAAAGAAGGGCAGTTTAAAGACATAATTGCTAAGGTAAGTAACTAGTTAACTGAAAGTGTTGAAAGTTTCTTTCAGAACAGAGGCAAAAATGTACAATAGAATTGCTGTTTAGAAAATGAGTTTGCTTAAGCTACTACTCAGTTTTCCTGCTGTACTTAAAAGAACCTCCAATCAGTTTAGCAGAAGAATTAATCTAATCTTATACTCTGTTTTTGCTGTGCAGCACATTCTGTTGAGTGGCAGCAGCTAGCACAGAATGTTTTCAGAGACTGCTCAGGATCATAGGTCACAAGCAAGAGGCGTAACCTCCTTAATACCTTTGAGCTGACTGCTGTCTTAGTCTGAGGCTGTAACTGTTCTTGAAAGATCTCtgcaaatgttttcagctgtttcagtgTCAGAATTGAGGTGGGCAGTCCCATGAATACAGCAGAGAATAGTGAATTGATGAATAGTTTAGACAAGATTTGAGACTGAATGCATTCTTGTTGGTCTTATGGGTTTCAAGGCAACAACTTAGACTGGTTAAGGCTACAGCCCTTACTGGCTTCAGGAGTTCAACAAATGGTCACATTAACTGTAGTGGGCTACCTGTGCCAGGATGTCTTAACTGTGGATGGGTTAGAATTGGTTTGTACTACCCCTGGTAGCTTGTGAGTTCACTGTCTGGAAGCAGATGGCACAAGAAGCAGTCATAAGATTGAATAAGAATTCTGCACGTAAGTGTAACACTTCTGACCTCTAGAAGGaaacttcagcttttatttgtCAGATAAACTTTGTGCCGAGTTAAGTGGTCTGAGCTAAGCACCTTAAGCTTACTTGTGTTTGAACTACTAGCTAGTGTCTAACCATGCAGGTGGCCAATGTGGAGCTGTACTACAAAGCCTTGCAGTTCTACTTGGACTACAAACCTCTGCTGATCAACGATCTCCTGCTTGTATTATCTCCACGACTGGATCACACCAGGACAGTCAATTTTTTCTCAAAGGTGAGCTTGGGACATAGTAGATGAAGAAGAAATCTTGCTCAGGGTAAAACACTCCAGTCTCTGGCTGGAAAAAAGGGTTGGTATCTGTCAAGTAGCTTTGCCTCCACTATAAAGTACTGAGAAGCAGCCCAATCCTGATTTGATATGGGAAACACTGGAAGAGTTAGCATAGCTGGCCTAGGaagccattttattttacttctggcAAAACAAGATGCTTTGTCTGAAGGGTCCTGACAGTAAGCACAAACTCTTGCAATAAGTAGGAACCTGTTTCAGGATTATGAAGTGTCAGAATTGGTATGCTTAATCTTGTATTGGAAATGTCTTAATTCCAGGTTAATCAGCTACTTCTAGTAAAGCCTTATCTGCGTTCAGTCCAGAATCACAACAACAAAGGAGTTAATGAAGCTCTAAACAACCTTTTAACAGAGGAGGAAGATTACCAGGTGAGCCCCACAAAATAGATTGCTAGGCCTGAGGGATGCTTCTTTCTCCAACAAAAAGAAGCCATAGTTTAGTTGTTCCTCAGGTGACACAGAGCAATTCCCTTGAGTAGAAGATAAATTTTTCAATGCAGTGGTGGGGGGTGGAATCAGACCCTTTGTGGGCAGGAGTCTGGAGACATTGTGATTTGCAAGCAAAACAGATGCCACAGTTGTTTTTCTCAGAACAGACTTCACAAAGGTCAATATCAGGTGTGTACTCTACTGGGCAACACTTCTGTAAACAGATTTGCTTCTGGCCCCACTGGCTGCTATTTGGAAGACATGCTTTGTCTTTTAAAGGTAACTAGCTTTTATGTTATGTCAAGTAAAGTCAGTATGACCAAATTTGCAtcttgctttattaaaaattatcttttggAGAGATGCATGAAAATAAGCAGGGTAAGCTGTAGCCATAGTACCAATATCCAGCTGGCAGAACATAAGCATTTGTGCACCATGCTTAGAAGCTTCTCTACTGTATTTCTTGCCCTACTACCATCTGGAAGCATGTGTAACATCTCTCTCTCAAACAGGGTTTGAGAGCTTCCATTGATGCCTATGACAACTTTGATAACATAACATTGGCTCAGCGTCTGGAAAAGCATGAACTAATTGAATTTAGGCGTATTGCGGCATACTTGTATAAGGGTAACAACCGCTGGAAACAGAGTGTGGAGCTATGCAAGAAAGACCGTCTGTATAAGGTGAGTTAATGCAGCTTGTTTCCCAGACTGTCAAAAAGAAGTATGATCTGTGAAGCATAGATCTCCTAGATACTGAATGTGTTTTGTTAGTTTCAAATTTGGATTTCTAATTAGCCTTAGCCCTTCACTTGAAGTTTAAGGAAAGACTCTCAGAGCAGAAGTGTTTGCAATTTCATATTCACTTCTTAAATCTAATTTCATAatgttcccctgtacttggaGATCTATCTATATCAATCAGTGACATCTGTACAGTTTTCTGTATCAGTATGGAATGTCTTCCAGAGAACTGAAGACTTAGGCCCTTGTAAGAGTACAGATGAAACATGATTACAGTGGTATAGTCTTCAAGCCTGCAGTGAGTTCACATGGGCCAGTTTTTGCCTACTGTGTAGGAGAGCTGGCAAATAGTTTTCTGTCTTGCCACATAGCAAGCAGTTGATGCAATAATCTCTTCTGCTCTGGATAATCCTTAATAGTTAACGTTGAGGTAGATGGGATACCAGAAAGACTGTTTATCCTCTCTGCTACAAAACTaagcaaaaaaatctcatcAGGTCACTTCAAATACTAAGGAAAGCCTGTTGGATAGTGTTCATACAAGTATCTGGGTTGCCTCAAAATAAGAAGACTTAACTGAGTGTATGTACTGTAGCTTGGCTCCTACAGAACATGCCTGGTGTGGTGTTAAAGACTAACTTCATGGTATGCCAAATACGTGGCTTATCTAGCTACCAGTAACATGTGCATAAGGTGTAAAGCAAGATGCCAACAGGCAAGGGTCAAGCTTAACTGTTGTTCTTTTCTGTAGGATGCTATGCAGTATGCTGCAGAGTCCAAAGATGCAGAGCTAGCTGAGAAACTGCTTCAGTGGTTCCTGGAAGAAGGCAAGC
This genomic interval from Buteo buteo chromosome 11, bButBut1.hap1.1, whole genome shotgun sequence contains the following:
- the CLTCL1 gene encoding clathrin heavy chain 2 isoform X1 yields the protein MAQILPIRFQEHFQLQNLGINPANIGFSTLTMESDKFICIREKVGEQAQVVIIDMSDPTTPIRRPISAESAIMNPASKVIALKAGKTLQIFNIEMKSKMKAHTMAEEVIFWKWISVNTVALVTETAVYHWSMEGESQPQKMFDRHASLAGCQIINYRTDEHQKWLLLIGISAQQNRVVGAMQLYSVDRKVSQPIEGHAAAFAEFKIEGNAKPSTLFCFAVRSPAGGKLHIIEVGQPATGNQPFVKKAVDVFFPPEAQTDFPVAMQIGIKHGVIYLITKYGYIHMYDLESGVCIYMNRISADTIFVTAPHEPTSGIIGVNKKGQVLSVCVEEDNIVNYATNVLQNPDLGLRMAIRSNLAGAEELFARKFNTLFAQGSYADAAKVAASAPKGILRTSDTIRKFQSVPAQPGQASPLLQYFGILLDQGQLNKFESLELCRPVLQQGRKQLLEKWLKEDKLECSEELGDLVKTADPTLALSVYLRANVPNKVIQCFAETGQFQKIVLYAKKVGYTPDWIFLLRSVMRVSPEQGLQFSQMLVQDEEPLANINQIVDVFMENSLIQQCTSFLLDALKNNRPAEGHLQTRLLEMNLIHAPQVADAILGNQMFTHYDRAHIAQLCEKAGLLQRALEHYTDLYDIKRAVVHTHLLNPEWLVNFFGSLSVEDSVECLRAMLSANIRQNLQLCVQVASKYHEQLGTQSLVELFESFKSYEGLFYFLGSIVNFSQDPDVHFKYIQAACKTGQIKEVERICRESNCYNPERVKNFLKEAKLTDQLPLIIVCDRFDFVHDLVLYLYRNNLQKYIEIYVQKVNPSRIPAVVGGLLDVDCSEDVIKNLIMVVRGQFSTDELVAEVEKRNRLKLLLPWLESRIHEGCEEPATHNALAKIYIDSNNNPERFLRENPYYDSRVVGKYCEKRDPHLACVAYERGQCDLELIKVCNENSLFKSEARYLVRRKDPELWANVLEENNPFRRQLIDQVVQTALSETQDPEEVSVTVKAFMTADLPNELIELLEKIVLDNSVFSEHRNLQNLLILTAIKADRTRVMEYINRLDNYDAPDIANIAISNELYEEAFAIFRKFDVNTSAIQVLIEHIGNLDRAYEFAERCNEPAVWSQLARAQLQKDLVKEAIDSYIKADDPSAYMEVVQAANRNDNWEDLVKFLQMARKKARESYVETELIFALAKTNRLSELEEFISGPNNAHIQQVGDRCYEEGMYEAAKLLYNNVSNFARLASTLVHLGEYQAAVDSGRKANSTRTWKEVCFACVDGKEFRLAQICGLHIVIHADELEELISYYQDRGYFEELIALLEAALGLERAHMGMFTELAILYSKFKPQKMREHLELFWSRVNIPKVLRAAEQAHLWAELVFLYDKYEEYDNAIITMMNHPTDAWKEGQFKDIIAKVANVELYYKALQFYLDYKPLLINDLLLVLSPRLDHTRTVNFFSKVNQLLLVKPYLRSVQNHNNKGVNEALNNLLTEEEDYQGLRASIDAYDNFDNITLAQRLEKHELIEFRRIAAYLYKGNNRWKQSVELCKKDRLYKDAMQYAAESKDAELAEKLLQWFLEEGKQECFAACLFTCYDLLHPDVVLELAWRHNIMDFAMPYFIQVMREYLTKVDKLDASESLRKEEEQVTEPTPIVFGQQLMLTAGPSAVPPQANFPYGYTAPGFTQPPVYGFNM